The proteins below are encoded in one region of Phaseolus vulgaris cultivar G19833 chromosome 1, P. vulgaris v2.0, whole genome shotgun sequence:
- the LOC137813614 gene encoding transcription factor ICE1-like isoform X1: MMEGYTLPAPPTEEDAPPPSWGRPNSQEEDIAIALGAPLTFKSMLQQQPQPQQPQLDSFFNFNINSATSIPFVPSMESFPPLDPFSPSLPPPPFFNTNTNTLPFDPGFDMGLETGLHSSCPPLFSQLQQGFKFGELEALTAPGNVPFLDGAKGDNPLERVQPTLYRKRRGTAEIPGLETVRRKGRKWEEGEGEEGSSADVDGSGLNYESDENDNGNNGLKGSENGGDHKGKRKGLPAKNLMAERRRRKKLNDRLYMLRSVVPKISKMDRASILGDAIDYLKELLQRINDLHNELEMTSAGSSLPPSTSTSFQPLTPTLPTLPCRVKEELYPGALPSPKNQAAKVEVRVREGRAVNIHMFCTRRPGLLLSTMRALDNLGLDVQQAVISCFNGFALDVFKAEQCREGQDVLPEQIKAVLLDSAGFHGMM, encoded by the exons ATGATGGAGGGCTACACGCTTCCCGCACCACCCACTGAAGAGGACGCGCCACCACCGTCATGGGGTAGGCCCAATTCACAAGAAGAGGACATTGCCATTGCCTTGGGTGCCCCTCTTACCTTTAAATCCATGCTTCAACAACAACCTCAGCCACAACAACCACAACTTGACTCCTTCTTCAACTTCAACATCAACTCTGCAACTTCCATTCCCTTTGTTCCTAGTATGGAATCTTTCCCCCCTCTAGACCCCTTCTCACCTTCACTTCCACCACCTCCTTTCTtcaacaccaacaccaacacctTGCCCTTTGACCCGGGCTTTGACATGGGCCTCGAGACTGGGCTTCACTCTTCATGTCCCCCTCTTTTCTCCCAGCTTCAGCAGGGCTTCAAGTTTGGAGAACTGGAAGCGCTGACTGCACCTGGGAATGTTCCGTTTTTGGACGGAGCAAAAGGGGACAACCCTCTTGAGAGGGTGCAGCCGACCCTTTACAGGAAGAGGAGGGGAACGGCGGAGATTCCGGGGCTGGAGACGGTGAGGAGGAAGGGGAGGAAGTGGGAGGAGGGGGAGGGGGAGGAAGGGAGTAGTGCTGACGTGGATGGTTCAGGGCTGAATTATGAGTCTGATGAGAATGATAATGGAAATAATGGTTTGAAGGGGAGTGAGAATGGTGGAGATCACAAGGGGAAGAGAAAGGGGTTGCCTGCTAAAAATCTCATGGCGGAGAGGCGCCGCAGGAAGAAGCTCAATGATCGGTTGTACATGCTCAGGTCTGTTGTGCCCAAGATTAGCAAG ATGGATAGGGCTTCAATACTGGGGGATGCAATTGACTACCTGAAGGAGTTGCTGCAGCGGATTAATGATCTCCATAACGAACTGGAAATGACTTCGGCGGGCTCGTCGCTGCCACCATCTACTTCTACAAGCTTTCAGCCTCTAACACCCACCCTGCCAACCCTTCCCTGCAGGGTCAAGGAGGAACTGTatcctggcgccttgccaagcCCTAAAAATCAAGCTGCAAAG GTTGAAGTGAGAGTAAGAGAAGGGAGAGCTGTCAACATTCACATGTTTTGCACCCGCCGACCAGGCCTTTTGCTTTCTACCATGAGGGCTTTGGACAACCTTGGATTGGATGTACAGCAGGCTGTTATAAGCTGTTTCAACGGCTTTGCTTTAGATGTGTTTAAGGCTGAG CAGTGCAGAGAAGGCCAGGATGTGCTTCCTGAGCAAATTAAAGCAGTGCTCTTGGATTCAGCAGGCTTTCATGGTATGATGTGA
- the LOC137813614 gene encoding transcription factor ICE1-like isoform X2, which translates to MMEGYTLPAPPTEEDAPPPSWGRPNSQEEDIAIALGAPLTFKSMLQQQPQPQQPQLDSFFNFNINSATSIPFVPSMESFPPLDPFSPSLPPPPFFNTNTNTLPFDPGFDMGLETGLHSSCPPLFSQLQQGFKFGELEALTAPGNVPFLDGAKGDNPLERVQPTLYRKRRGTAEIPGLETVRRKGRKWEEGEGEEGSSADVDGSGLNYESDENDNGNNGLKGSENGGDHKGKRKGLPAKNLMAERRRRKKLNDRLYMLRSVVPKISKMDRASILGDAIDYLKELLQRINDLHNELEMTSAGSSLPPSTSTSFQPLTPTLPTLPCRVKEELYPGALPSPKNQAAKVEVRVREGRAVNIHMFCTRRPGLLLSTMRALDNLGLDVQQAVISCFNGFALDVFKAECREGQDVLPEQIKAVLLDSAGFHGMM; encoded by the exons ATGATGGAGGGCTACACGCTTCCCGCACCACCCACTGAAGAGGACGCGCCACCACCGTCATGGGGTAGGCCCAATTCACAAGAAGAGGACATTGCCATTGCCTTGGGTGCCCCTCTTACCTTTAAATCCATGCTTCAACAACAACCTCAGCCACAACAACCACAACTTGACTCCTTCTTCAACTTCAACATCAACTCTGCAACTTCCATTCCCTTTGTTCCTAGTATGGAATCTTTCCCCCCTCTAGACCCCTTCTCACCTTCACTTCCACCACCTCCTTTCTtcaacaccaacaccaacacctTGCCCTTTGACCCGGGCTTTGACATGGGCCTCGAGACTGGGCTTCACTCTTCATGTCCCCCTCTTTTCTCCCAGCTTCAGCAGGGCTTCAAGTTTGGAGAACTGGAAGCGCTGACTGCACCTGGGAATGTTCCGTTTTTGGACGGAGCAAAAGGGGACAACCCTCTTGAGAGGGTGCAGCCGACCCTTTACAGGAAGAGGAGGGGAACGGCGGAGATTCCGGGGCTGGAGACGGTGAGGAGGAAGGGGAGGAAGTGGGAGGAGGGGGAGGGGGAGGAAGGGAGTAGTGCTGACGTGGATGGTTCAGGGCTGAATTATGAGTCTGATGAGAATGATAATGGAAATAATGGTTTGAAGGGGAGTGAGAATGGTGGAGATCACAAGGGGAAGAGAAAGGGGTTGCCTGCTAAAAATCTCATGGCGGAGAGGCGCCGCAGGAAGAAGCTCAATGATCGGTTGTACATGCTCAGGTCTGTTGTGCCCAAGATTAGCAAG ATGGATAGGGCTTCAATACTGGGGGATGCAATTGACTACCTGAAGGAGTTGCTGCAGCGGATTAATGATCTCCATAACGAACTGGAAATGACTTCGGCGGGCTCGTCGCTGCCACCATCTACTTCTACAAGCTTTCAGCCTCTAACACCCACCCTGCCAACCCTTCCCTGCAGGGTCAAGGAGGAACTGTatcctggcgccttgccaagcCCTAAAAATCAAGCTGCAAAG GTTGAAGTGAGAGTAAGAGAAGGGAGAGCTGTCAACATTCACATGTTTTGCACCCGCCGACCAGGCCTTTTGCTTTCTACCATGAGGGCTTTGGACAACCTTGGATTGGATGTACAGCAGGCTGTTATAAGCTGTTTCAACGGCTTTGCTTTAGATGTGTTTAAGGCTGAG TGCAGAGAAGGCCAGGATGTGCTTCCTGAGCAAATTAAAGCAGTGCTCTTGGATTCAGCAGGCTTTCATGGTATGATGTGA